Below is a genomic region from Telmatobacter sp. DSM 110680.
GATTTCAAAGAACGCCGACGAGATGGCAAAGCATGCCGGAAGCTTCGACTTCATCCTCGATGCGGTAGCCGCCGACCACGATATCAACGCGTACATCCAGATGCTTCGCCGCGACGGCAACATCACCATGGTGGGCGCGCCCGAAAAGCCGCTGCCCGTGTCCGTCTTCGGCCTTATCTTCGCGCGCCGCAGCTTCTCCGGCTCGCTCATCGGCGGCATCGCCGAGACTCAGGAGATGCTCGACTTCTGCGGCAAGCACAACATCACTTCCGATGTCGAAGTAATTCCAATTCAGAAACTCAACGAGGCTTATGAGCGGCTGGCCAAGTCGGATGTGAAATACCGCTTCTCCATCGACATGGCTTCGCTCAAGTCTGAGTAGCAATACGAGCAAATCAAGAACGAAGATCAGTTGGTGACCCCAGGAGAAACAGATGCAGAAGCGCACATTAGGAAAAGAGAAGCTCGAAGTGTCATCCCTCGGATTCGGTTGCATGGGAATGAGCTGGTCCTACGGGCCGCCGAAAGACAAGCAGGAGATGATTGCTCTGTTGCACGCGGCGGTTGATCGAGGAGTCACATTCTTCGACACCGCCGAAGTGTACGGACCGCTGGTTAACGAAGAACTAGTCGGAGAAGCACTCGCTCCATCTCGCGAAAAAGTGGTGATCGCCACCAAGTTTGGATGGGAGGCCAATCCGCAAGACGGTGGCAAATGGAACGCGCTGAATAGCCGTCCGGAACACATCAAGCAGGTTGCAGAAGCATCGCTCCAGCGACTTCGGGTCGACGCGATCGACCTCTTCTATCAACATCGTGTCGATCTGAATGTCCCTATCGAAGATGTTGCAGGAGCAGTCAAGGACCTGATTCAGGAAGGCAAGGTAAAGCACTTCGGCCTTTCTGAAGTTGGCGCGCAGACGATCCGTCGCGCCCATGCGGTACAGCCGGTTGCTGCATTGCAGAGCGAGTATTCGCTCTTCTGGCGCGAACCCGAAGAAACGGTGATGCCCACTCTGGAAGAATTGGGCATCGGCTTCGTCCCCTTCAGCCCTCTGGGCAAAGGCTTCCTCACCGGCAAGATCGATGCGGACACAAAATTCGACAGCACAGATTTCCGCAACAGCGTTCCAAGGTTCAGCGAGGAAAATCGCAGAGCCAACCAGGCATTGGTGGATGTAATCACTTCCTTCGCAAAGCAGAAAAATGCGACGCCTGCGCAAATCGCACTCGCATGGCTGCTCGCGAAGAAACCTTGGATCGTTCCCATCCCGGGCACAACAAAACTCGCGCGCCTCGAAGAAAACCTGGGAGCCGCGAACATTGAGCTGACCCCAGAGGATGTGCGCTCCCTCGAAGAAGCTTCCTCCAAGATCAAGCTCGAAGGAGCTCGTTACCCGAAATTCCATGAGCAGCTGGTGGGCCGATAAACAACTGC
It encodes:
- a CDS encoding aldo/keto reductase, which produces MQKRTLGKEKLEVSSLGFGCMGMSWSYGPPKDKQEMIALLHAAVDRGVTFFDTAEVYGPLVNEELVGEALAPSREKVVIATKFGWEANPQDGGKWNALNSRPEHIKQVAEASLQRLRVDAIDLFYQHRVDLNVPIEDVAGAVKDLIQEGKVKHFGLSEVGAQTIRRAHAVQPVAALQSEYSLFWREPEETVMPTLEELGIGFVPFSPLGKGFLTGKIDADTKFDSTDFRNSVPRFSEENRRANQALVDVITSFAKQKNATPAQIALAWLLAKKPWIVPIPGTTKLARLEENLGAANIELTPEDVRSLEEASSKIKLEGARYPKFHEQLVGR